A genomic region of Desulfosarcina ovata subsp. ovata contains the following coding sequences:
- a CDS encoding radical SAM protein → MHYEGPIYRPPSEADSLLVQATVGCPHNRCTFCMVYKGGPRYRVRPVADIVRDLDEAAERSGGEVRTLFFPAGNTIAMPTDALCRICRHARKVFPHLERITVYGSSQYIHKKGLHGLQQLADAGLTRIHVGLESGNDAILKAIRKGTTAAEQIEAGQWTLAAGIELSLYVILGIGGVAGSVSHATSTADVLSRIVPDFIRLRTFVPKIHTPLLQMVENGRFQMLGPHGVLREAALLIGHLDADAQLTSDHYTNYINLDGRLPECRNRLLGEIDTALKRPERDFRPFFVGHQ, encoded by the coding sequence ATGCATTACGAAGGCCCCATCTATCGGCCGCCCAGCGAGGCGGATTCGCTGCTGGTCCAGGCTACCGTCGGTTGCCCGCACAATCGTTGCACTTTCTGTATGGTCTATAAAGGCGGGCCGCGCTATCGGGTGCGGCCGGTGGCCGATATTGTCCGCGACCTGGACGAGGCGGCCGAACGGTCCGGCGGTGAGGTGAGAACTCTATTTTTCCCGGCGGGCAACACCATCGCCATGCCCACCGATGCGCTGTGCCGGATCTGCCGGCACGCGCGCAAGGTTTTCCCGCACCTGGAACGGATCACCGTTTACGGATCCAGCCAGTACATTCATAAGAAAGGGCTGCACGGATTGCAGCAGCTGGCCGATGCCGGTCTGACCCGTATCCATGTGGGTCTCGAATCCGGCAACGACGCCATTTTAAAGGCCATCCGCAAGGGAACGACCGCGGCCGAGCAGATCGAGGCCGGCCAGTGGACCCTGGCCGCCGGCATCGAACTGAGCCTGTACGTGATCCTGGGAATCGGCGGGGTTGCCGGCAGCGTTTCCCACGCTACCTCGACCGCCGATGTGCTGAGCCGCATCGTTCCCGATTTTATCCGCTTGCGCACCTTCGTGCCCAAGATCCATACTCCGCTGCTGCAGATGGTCGAAAACGGCAGGTTCCAGATGCTGGGCCCCCATGGGGTGCTTCGGGAGGCGGCCTTGCTGATCGGGCATCTCGATGCCGACGCGCAACTGACCAGCGATCACTACACCAACTACATTAATCTTGACGGCCGCCTGCCCGAATGCCGCAATCGGCTGCTGGGCGAGATCGACACAGCCCTCAAGCGGCCGGAACGTGACTTCAGACCGTTTTTCGTGGGCCACCAGTGA
- a CDS encoding pseudouridine synthase, translating into MTRVRLQKFLSEAGACSRRQGEGHILAGRVSVNGKVVTTLGTRIDPDNDVVRLDGSAVTRTQRHIYVMLNKPQGVVTSCKHRGEPVVTDLVDLPDRLFPVGRLDKGSTGLLLLTNDGRIHHRLSHPSFDHEKEYDVTVQRPIGDDALRSMAEGVLLGARVTRPARVRRLSAKRFRIVLMEGRNRQIRRMVQTLGNRVVRLHRIRVAALKLGGLKRGAWRHLDPGERKRLLDQLNLR; encoded by the coding sequence ATGACACGGGTGCGGCTGCAGAAATTTCTTTCCGAGGCCGGTGCCTGCTCCCGGCGCCAGGGGGAGGGCCATATCCTTGCCGGACGGGTGAGCGTCAACGGCAAGGTGGTCACCACACTCGGCACGCGGATCGATCCGGACAACGATGTGGTGCGTCTCGATGGCTCTGCCGTGACCCGGACGCAGCGGCACATCTATGTGATGCTCAACAAGCCCCAAGGGGTGGTGACCAGCTGCAAACACCGGGGCGAACCGGTGGTTACGGACCTGGTGGACCTTCCGGACCGCCTGTTCCCGGTTGGCCGTCTGGACAAGGGGTCCACGGGCCTGCTGCTGTTGACCAACGACGGGCGGATTCATCACCGCCTCTCGCATCCCTCCTTCGATCACGAAAAAGAGTACGATGTGACGGTGCAGCGGCCCATTGGCGACGATGCCCTGCGGTCCATGGCGGAGGGCGTTTTGCTTGGCGCGAGGGTGACGCGGCCGGCCCGGGTGCGGCGTCTGTCCGCCAAACGGTTCCGTATCGTTCTGATGGAGGGAAGGAACCGCCAGATCCGTCGCATGGTACAAACGCTTGGCAACCGGGTCGTGCGCCTTCACCGGATCCGGGTGGCGGCCCTGAAACTGGGCGGACTCAAGCGGGGTGCCTGGCGGCACCTGGACCCGGGAGAGCGGAAACGGCTGTTAGATCAGCTAAACCTGAGGTAA